TTCGAGAAGAGGGAAGAGAAAATACGCCCACACCTGAAAAGAATCATGGAGCTCAGAAAACGCATCTCCGACCGCTCTGAGTTTCTGGCCAAGACGGACTTTTTGGCCGGGCTGAGCGTTGACGAGGCACTGCTCTTAAGCTACCTCGCCGGCGAGGCCGGGCTAAGGGAGCTCATCAACGCCGCCCTCGGCAAGCACAACCCCGAATTTAGAGAGGCAGTAAAGGCGTACTTCAAGGCCCTAAGGGACTAGTCCTCAAGCCTGAAGTCCGATGGAACGAACCCAAGGTTCACAAATATGGCAGTCTCCAGGGCTTTCTCCTTATCAACACCCCTCTTCAAGAGCTCCTCAAAGATTTGGACTATGCTCTCAATGCTCCGGTAGTTCAAAAGCTCTGCAGGATAGTCGGCCAGCATGTTCTCATCAACCTGAACCCCTATCCTGTCCTCAAGCTCCCTTGCGAACTCTTCCCTTGAGAGGGGCGGAATTTTAATGCGCACTCCGAAGGGAACCGCAAAGTACTTCTCGGGGAAGACCGTCTCAACTACAACCTGGGGGCTGGTTTTCATGGCCTCAATGACCTCCGCCGGGGAGGGCTCCCTCAGGAGGGTCGCATCTTCAGGGAGCAGGGGCTCAACGTTTATCCCCCTCCAGTTGACTACCAGGGTGTGGAGGCCGAGGCTCAGAGCGCTCGATATGGACAGGGAAAAACCCCTCTTTTTGGCTCCCTGCGACTCCCTCATCCGCCTGAGCTTTGCGTAGAGCTTCTCACTCACTAGGGTAAGCTGGTAGACCCTTTCAACGCCCTCAAGGTAGAGAACCCCGTTGGAGAGGAGCCTGAGGCCGAGCCTGGCGAGGGATGAGCTTAGCTTTTCCTCGCTCTTCGTTGTTATCGCCTTCCTATCTCCAACCTCTTCGCTCCCCCTGCCAACGAGCCGATAGTCAGCCGGAAAGAGGCCCTTAGCGTTGAGGAACGCCTCAAGCGTTTCCTCTGCCTTCTCCTCGCTGACCGCGTAGACCTTGATGAACTCCACGTTTTCACCGCGGTCAACCCCTATCAGCACGACAGCGTCGCGCCTTTCCTTCGGAATCAGTATATCCTCCATACCCATCGCCGGTTCTTTTCCATTATTTAAACGGCAAAAATCGAGAGCGCAGAGAGGCAGACCTTCAGAGGTGCCCGGTAGAGACGCTCGTTAGAGGCGCTCGTTAGAGGCTCATTGCCCCCAGAAGCTCACCGGTGTCGAGGTTGACTATCTGAACCTCCCTCTTCCGGGTGTCCAGAAGGGCAACGCTCCTCACGCCGCTGACGTAGCCGCAGACCTCGCCAGGGTTGACGAGTATGGTTCTTCCCTCCTCGCGTATCTCGTAGCGGTGGGTGTGACCGACTATGACCACATCGTAGAGCCTGCTCCTGGCCAGCGCCTTAACAAGAACCTCGTCGGTGCCGTGAGTCACGGCTATCTTCATGCCGTCAGCTTCGATTTCCAGTATCTCATCGTAAATTCCCAGCGCTTCGTAGAGGCCCTTCCTTTCGCCGTCGTTGTTGCCGAAAACACCCTTGAGCGGTGCCCTGAGCTTCTTGAGTTCCCTGGCAACGAACGGTGCAACGTAGTCCCCCGCGTGGATTACAAGCTCAACGTTCCTCCCGTTGAACAGCTCAACAGCTTTGGCGATGGCCGGAAGGTTGTCATGGGTATCGCTCATTATACCTATCAACATCACCATTCACCTAAAACGGACTTCCCGTTCAAGTTTATAGGGTTATCGTGTGTTCGAAAGGACACATGAGCACATTCGAATGGAAACGGAACTGGCATAGCTAAGTGCAACGGCGTCCCAAGCTGTTCCGACAAGGTTTATTAGCCCTAAGGCATAGTGGGTTAAAGGTGGTGATATGTTCACCGGCAGAGCCGTCATAGCGATCAAAGTGCTACGGCCCTTCGGCGACTGGAAGACAGGGGATATAGTGCTCGTGGAGGACTGGAAGGCCAAGGAGCTCTGGGAAGCAAAGGTGGTCGAAATTGTGGATGAAGTCGACAAGGTTCTTGAAGAATTGGACAAGGCAATCTCTGCAGAAATGGATAACGAGCCGTTAATGCCCCTGCCCACAGGCCTCTATGAAAGGGCCGAGTTCTACATTTATTACCTTGAAAATTATGCCCGAATGAACGCAAGTGAGAGTGTGGAAACAATAAATGTAAAACTATCAAAGCTAGCCAACCTAAAGATAAAACTAAACCATCTGAAAACAATTCGCTTTGATAAAATCATAGAAACCGTTAGATTAAGGCCAGCCAGTCTCGAAATTACTACCCGACTTTCCCCAGAAGAACGAAAGATATACCTACAGATGTCAAAGCTAAGAAATGAATGGCTCGGTGAGGAGTAATGGATAGGGAGGAAATGATAGAACGTTTTGCCAGGTTTTTCAGGGAATACGTGGATGACCATGGAAAGCAGGTGTACATAAACAAACTTATAGAACTCTTGACAGTCACCCCTAAACGATCCCTAACAATAGACTGGGCTCATCTAAATTCCATAGATCCGGAATTAGCATTAGAACTGAGAACCAATCCTGAAGAGGCTATACTAGCTGCTGAAGATGCAATTCAGATCGTTCTTCGAGAACCGCCGATTCTCAGAAAAAAAGAGCTCAAAATACACGCCAGGTTTTACAATCTCCCCCACACGCTCCTCGTCAAGGAACTCGGGAGCGAGCATATAAACAGGCTGATTCAGGTGGAGGGCATAATCACGCGCGTGAGCGAGGTGAAGCCCTTCGTCGAGAAAGCTGTATTCGTCTGCAAGGACTGCGGCAACGAGATGGTTCGCCTCCAGAGGCCCTATGAGAACATAGTCAAGCCGAGCAAGTGCGACGCCTGCGGTTCCAGAAACGTTGACCTCGACGTCGAGAAGAGCCGCTTTATCAACTTTCAGAGCTTTAGGTTACAGGACAGGCCCGAGAGCCTCAAGGGAGGCCAGATGCCGCGCTTCGTTGATGCGATACTCCTTGACGACCTGGTGGATACGGCTTTACCTGGCGACAGGGTTCTCGCCACCGGAATCCTGCGCGTCATCCTTGAGCAGAGGGACAAGAGGCCCATTTTCAAGAAGGTTCTTGAGGTGAACCACATAGAGCAGCTCAGCAAGGAGATTGAGGAGCTGGAGATCTCACCGGAGGACGAGCAGAAGATACGCGAGCTGGCCAGAAGAAAAGACATCGTTGATGCCATCGTTGACTCCATAGCCCCGGCGATATGGGGCCACAAGACCGTTAAGAAGGGCATAGCTTTAGCTCTCTTCGGCGGTGTTCAGAGGGTTCTTCCGGATGGGACGAAGCTGAGGGGAGAAAGCCACGTTCTGCTCGTTGGAGATCCCGGTGTTGCAAAGTGCGTTGACTATCACACAAAGGTCATCTTAGCTGATGGAAGCCTGAGGGAGATAGGTGAGATAGTTGATGAGGCCGTTGAGAGGGCCAAATCCGAAGGGGAGCTCGGAGAAGTTGATGATGGTTTCTACGCCCCGATTGACCTTGAACTCTACGCCCTCGATGCCAGAAACCTAAAGGTCAGAAAAGTCAAGGCCAACATTGCCTGGAAGAGAACCGCTCCAGAGAGGATGTTCAGGATAAAAACCGCGAGCGGAAGGGAGATTAAGGTTACTCCGACTCACCCATTCTTTACCTTTGAGGGCGGCCAGTTCAAGACAAGAAAAGCGGAAGAGTTGAAGATTGGGGATTTCATCGCAGTACCTCGGGTTATTCCAGTTGACGGAAAAGCTATTAAGCTTTCAGATGCCCCAATTGAGAGGCCAAAAACCGCTAAACCTAGACTGAAACTCCCTGATGTTGCAGACGAGAAATTCTGGTATTTAGTTGGACTGCTGACTGGTGAAGGGTACTCCCAGAACAGGAACGGCAGTGCTACAGTCTATTTCACCAACAACAATGAGGAGCTGATAAGATTTGCTCACGACTACCTTAGTACTCTTGGTCTCACTCCAACCATTCGAGAAGGTCATAAAGGCAAAAGCGCCAAGGAGGTCTATGCGAGCAGTGTAGAACTATACCGCTTACTGGAATGGCTTGGGATAGCCAAAAAATCCCGCGAGAAAAAGGTTCCACCTCAATTGTTCAGTGCGAGACTGAAGGACATAAAGGAATTCCTCCGAGGATACTTCGACGCTGAGGCTACAGTAGACAAGAGACGGCCAAAGATTACGATTGTCTCTGCCTCAAAGGAACTGCTTCAGGGCATCCAACAGTTACTACTGCGCTTCGGTGTGAAATCCCAGCTCCACGAGACGAGAGCACGTGCAACTAACGGAAAAATGAAAACCAAAGAAACGTACTATCGGCTGTTCATAACTGGAGAAGACGCTCTCAAGTTCAGAGAAAAAATTGGGTTTGGGTTATCCTCAAAGATAAGGCTCTTGGAAAAAGTCACTTCAAACCTACAGCCAAACACCAACGTTGATGTCGTTCCAGGAGTTGGAAGCCTGCTAAGGAACCTTCGCACTAAGGCGGGACTCACTCAGGCACAAATGGGTATAAACCGCTCAACTTATCTCCACTACGAACGGGGAGATAGACTACCAAGCAGGGAGAAACTCAAAGTGATTGCAGAAACACTAAGTAGACATCTACAAAAATCCTCCGAGGTTAGTCTCCTTCGGCTTCTTGCTGAATCAGACATCTTCTGGGACAGAGTCGTTGAGATTAAGGAATACAAACCGGAACATCCCTGGGTCTATGACCTGCAGGTTCTGGAGCACCACAACTTCATAGCCAACGACATCTTCGTCCATAACAGCCAAATTCTCCGTTACGTTGCCAATTTGGCGCCAAGGGCAATCTATACGAGCGGTAAGAGCAGTTCGGCGGCAGGACTCTGCGTTGCCCCAGACTCACTTGTGGTTTCCAATGGTGGAGTCCACGAAATCGGTACGTTTACTGAGAATTGGGTAAAAGAAATTGGTTCAATTCCGTACTCCCAGGGCATTGAATATTCGCCCTATCTCGGTGAGAGCCTATCTGCTGAGGACGGAAAGCTAAAGAAAGCGCCTATGAGCAGGGTTTGGAGGCTCAAAGCCCCCAAAGAGCTTGTAAAGGTCAGAACAATAACGGGCAAGGAGCTAACGTTGACTCCTGAAACGAAGCTCTTGACGATTCAGAATGGAGAACCGATATGGAAAGAGGCCAAGAGCTTTAGCGAGGGGGACTATGTTGCAACCCTCAGAAAACTAACCGTTGAGGAAAGGATAGTTCCAGTTCTGGAACTTCTCAAGGACCTCGATGACCTCATTGTATATGGAATCAAAGATCAAGTCGAGGGGCTCATCGAAGAGGCACTCAAAGAGCTTCACATTAGCAAGAGGGAACTCGCAAAGAGACTCAGAGTTAGCGAGGGCATGCTCTACTACAACTGGACAAATCCAAAAGCGAGGGGCAACATAAGGATGAAGCATCTCCGCATGCTCCTTGAACTGGCTGGTTGGGAATGGGACAAGATAAACGCTGAAGCTGTCTCCCTCCAAGCGGGAACGAAGTTGAAACTTCCGAAATACCTCGATGAACAACTGGCCTACTTTGCTGGGCTGGTTGCAGGTGACGGTAGCGTCTCCAAAGCTGGCTGGGGCGTAGCTATAAGGTTCACCAACAAGAACCCAGAGATGAGGCGCAGGTTTGCGGGGCTTGCAAAGGAACTCTTTGGAGTGGAAGTTACCGAGCAGGTAAAAGATGGGGTTCCATCACTTCGCTTCCATTCTAAGGTCGTTGCCCACCTATTGGAGAAACTTGGGGTTCCACCATCCCCCAAGTCCAATAAGCTCGACCTTGCAAACGAACTCTTCACCTCCCCCAAGAGCGTGCTTGCTTCATACATAAGGGGACTGTTTGACTGCGATGGTACTGTTGTTATACGTGAGAAAGGCTCCTCCTACGTTGAGTTTGACACGACCAGCGAAAAGCTCGCCAGAAAGCTCCAGCTCGCCCTTCTTAGATTCGGAATAGTTTCGCACCTTAGAAGGCGGAAGAGGGCGGGTCATACTTCGAAGTTTGGAGACAAGATGATAACGTCGAGGCACGACCGGTGGGAGCTCAAAATCTACGGCGAGAACGTGCTCAAGTTCGCAACGGAGATTGGCTTTGGACACCCAGAGAAGGCGAGAAAGCTCGACGCCCTTGTGGAGAAGATGAAGGGTCAGAAGTACGACACCAACGTTGACGTGATACCGGGCATTGGAAAGCTGATAAAGGAAGTCAGAACTTTCTACGGCCTGAGTGTTGAGCAGGTTTACAAGTCGAACTTTGGGGCACTCGTGGAGAAGGGGAAACCAATATCAAGGAAGGCTCTCCTCAGTGTTGTGGAAAACCTTTCAAAGGCCAAGCTGCAAGAGTCGCCCGTTGAAATTCCCGAAGACATAAGGGTAGCAATAGGGAAGGCGTTGGAGCCCGGGGAACTGGGAATGAGGTATGAAGAATTCTACGAGCTGTTCCTCAGAAAAAGACCGCGCAAGCTCAAGTTTGGGCTTCTCATTGAGGTGGCAAGAGTTCTTGAAAGCAGGGACAAGTCCCTGTACTCCAAACTTGCTTGGCTTCTTAGCGAACACTATGCCAGAGAAGATGACATTAAGGCAAAGCTTGAGACACTGAGAGCCATTGCCACCTCTGACCTCCTGTGGGAGAGAGTTAAGAAAGTTAAGAGAATCAGCCCCCCCTACGACCACGTCTACGACCTAACGGTGGAAGGCTCCCACAGCTTTATCGCCAACGGCTTCGTCGTCCACAACACCGCCGCAGCCGTGC
This window of the Thermococcus thermotolerans genome carries:
- a CDS encoding metallophosphoesterase; translation: MLIGIMSDTHDNLPAIAKAVELFNGRNVELVIHAGDYVAPFVARELKKLRAPLKGVFGNNDGERKGLYEALGIYDEILEIEADGMKIAVTHGTDEVLVKALARSRLYDVVIVGHTHRYEIREEGRTILVNPGEVCGYVSGVRSVALLDTRKREVQIVNLDTGELLGAMSL
- a CDS encoding LAGLIDADG family homing endonuclease, giving the protein MDREEMIERFARFFREYVDDHGKQVYINKLIELLTVTPKRSLTIDWAHLNSIDPELALELRTNPEEAILAAEDAIQIVLREPPILRKKELKIHARFYNLPHTLLVKELGSEHINRLIQVEGIITRVSEVKPFVEKAVFVCKDCGNEMVRLQRPYENIVKPSKCDACGSRNVDLDVEKSRFINFQSFRLQDRPESLKGGQMPRFVDAILLDDLVDTALPGDRVLATGILRVILEQRDKRPIFKKVLEVNHIEQLSKEIEELEISPEDEQKIRELARRKDIVDAIVDSIAPAIWGHKTVKKGIALALFGGVQRVLPDGTKLRGESHVLLVGDPGVAKCVDYHTKVILADGSLREIGEIVDEAVERAKSEGELGEVDDGFYAPIDLELYALDARNLKVRKVKANIAWKRTAPERMFRIKTASGREIKVTPTHPFFTFEGGQFKTRKAEELKIGDFIAVPRVIPVDGKAIKLSDAPIERPKTAKPRLKLPDVADEKFWYLVGLLTGEGYSQNRNGSATVYFTNNNEELIRFAHDYLSTLGLTPTIREGHKGKSAKEVYASSVELYRLLEWLGIAKKSREKKVPPQLFSARLKDIKEFLRGYFDAEATVDKRRPKITIVSASKELLQGIQQLLLRFGVKSQLHETRARATNGKMKTKETYYRLFITGEDALKFREKIGFGLSSKIRLLEKVTSNLQPNTNVDVVPGVGSLLRNLRTKAGLTQAQMGINRSTYLHYERGDRLPSREKLKVIAETLSRHLQKSSEVSLLRLLAESDIFWDRVVEIKEYKPEHPWVYDLQVLEHHNFIANDIFVHNSQILRYVANLAPRAIYTSGKSSSAAGLCVAPDSLVVSNGGVHEIGTFTENWVKEIGSIPYSQGIEYSPYLGESLSAEDGKLKKAPMSRVWRLKAPKELVKVRTITGKELTLTPETKLLTIQNGEPIWKEAKSFSEGDYVATLRKLTVEERIVPVLELLKDLDDLIVYGIKDQVEGLIEEALKELHISKRELAKRLRVSEGMLYYNWTNPKARGNIRMKHLRMLLELAGWEWDKINAEAVSLQAGTKLKLPKYLDEQLAYFAGLVAGDGSVSKAGWGVAIRFTNKNPEMRRRFAGLAKELFGVEVTEQVKDGVPSLRFHSKVVAHLLEKLGVPPSPKSNKLDLANELFTSPKSVLASYIRGLFDCDGTVVIREKGSSYVEFDTTSEKLARKLQLALLRFGIVSHLRRRKRAGHTSKFGDKMITSRHDRWELKIYGENVLKFATEIGFGHPEKARKLDALVEKMKGQKYDTNVDVIPGIGKLIKEVRTFYGLSVEQVYKSNFGALVEKGKPISRKALLSVVENLSKAKLQESPVEIPEDIRVAIGKALEPGELGMRYEEFYELFLRKRPRKLKFGLLIEVARVLESRDKSLYSKLAWLLSEHYAREDDIKAKLETLRAIATSDLLWERVKKVKRISPPYDHVYDLTVEGSHSFIANGFVVHNTAAAVRDEFTGSWVLEAGVLVLADGGFALIDEFDKMSDRDRSAIHEALEQQSYHHDFELLLVDGRKVKIGELVDSLIEANRDKVILGKDTEILPVNNLYLLAYDLDRKEIVKVKADRVSRHKAPEKFIRIRFSNGREIVVTPEHPIMVWEDGEIREKPAEKVEKGDIALGIAYYPIEIQPVEGQEFKEPNEAEAKADYIYSLGKVARIKRVYGKYIVTEDERRFPREVVVHLKKAAKLLGVRQRPEERQRLAMLLVKESALQPFLERVLKRVETIKKAFNENPARAIELLPSSRALNTIGITASSLARRARRGDEWAIKKIRGLVEEILHKAEEEINVFLHHWNGNVNFLRVTKVEKLLNDRWEWVYDVTVEPYHLFVSHGLVLHNTISISKAGITATLNARTTVIAAANPKYGRFNRHKSLPEQLDLPPTLLSRFDLIFLLLDEPDEKVDASIAEHILKVRRGEAEAVTPKIPYDLLKKYIAYARKNVHPVLSREAMEEIKRYYVRMRKGFKRPGEDDGVQPIPITARQLEALIRLSEAHARMRLSETVTREDARAAIAIIEEMIRKIAVDEEGTLDVSILEVGKSSRKINKIDRMVDIIKSLESEGEFGAPEDRIIEAAKQAGLGSENEIKKLINDLKRDARIYEPRAGFYRVL